In one Silene latifolia isolate original U9 population chromosome 10, ASM4854445v1, whole genome shotgun sequence genomic region, the following are encoded:
- the LOC141605448 gene encoding S-adenosylmethionine carrier 1, chloroplastic/mitochondrial-like, which yields MSPELQPRKIPDVHYPEELAMDPQTTGNTSSDALKYQLSSLAEQQKLSASNTVIKEKPLDFLQSFYDGAIAGAVAGVVVEAALYPIDTIKTRLQAAHGGGRIILKGLYSGLSGNLAGVLPASAIFLGVYEPIKQNLLKTFPENFSALAHLSAGAIAGAASSIVRVPTEVVKQRMQTGHFATAPNAVRMIVSKEGFKGLYAGYGSFLLRDLPFDAIQFCIYEQIRIGYKLAAKRELNDPENALIGAFAGAITGAITTPLDVIKTRLMIQGSTQKYKGIYDCVRTIMREEGSHVFTKGMAPRVIWIGIGGSIFFGVLEKAKRVLSQGNPSIPNSD from the exons ATGCTTTGAAGTACCAACTAAGCTCTCTGGCTGAACAACAGAAGTTATCTGCATCTAACACTGTCATAAAAGAAAAGCCGTTAGATTTCTTACAATCTTTCTATG ATGGTGCCATTGCTGGAGCTGTTGCTGGGGTTGTTGTTGAAGCTGCCTTATATCCAATTGATACAATTAAAACTCGGCTACAGGCAG CGCACGGCGGAGGGAGAATCATTTTGAAAGGCCTCTACTCTGGACTGTCTGGAAATTTAGCTGGTGTCTTACC GGCCTCTGCCATATTTCTGGGTGTGTATGAGCCAATCAAACAAAATTTGCTCAAGACTTTCCCTGAGAACTTCAGTGCTCTCGCTCATCTT TCTGCAGGTGCTATAGCTGGAGCTGCTTCCTCTATCGTCAGAGTTCCAACAGAG GTTGTGAAACAAAGGATGCAGACCGGTCATTTTGCAACAGCCCCCAATGCAGTACGTATGATTGTCTCTAAAGAAGGGTTTAAAGGCCTTTATGCT GGATATGGATCCTTTCTTTTGCGTGACTTGCCATTTGATGCCATTCAATTTTGTATCTATGAGCAGATACGAATAGGTTACAAGCTTGCG GCAAAGAGAGAATTGAATGACCCTGAGAATGCTTTGATTGGTGCCTTTGCAG GAGCTATAACAGGAGCTATAACGACACCACTTGATGTTATCAAGACACGGCTAATGATTCAG GGATCAACACAGAAGTACAAGGGTATATATGATTGCGTGAGAACCATCATGAGAGAAGAAGGCAGCCATGTTTTCACGAAA GGTATGGCGCCTAGAGTTATATGGATAGGCATAGGGGGTTCGATATTTTTTGGTGTTTTGGAGAAGGCAAAACGAGTACTTTCTCAAGGGAACCCGAGTATTCCAAATTCTGATTAG